In Phocoena phocoena chromosome 11, mPhoPho1.1, whole genome shotgun sequence, one DNA window encodes the following:
- the TBK1 gene encoding serine/threonine-protein kinase TBK1 — protein sequence MQSTSNHLWLLSDILGQGATANVFRGRHKKTGDLFAIKVFNNISFLRPVDVQMREFEVLKKLNHKNIVKLFAIEEEVTTRHKVLIMEFCPCGSLYTVLEEPCNAYGLPESEFLIVLRDVVGGMNHLRENGIVHRDIKPGNIMRVIGEDGQSVYKLTDFGAARELEDDEQFVSLYGTEEYLHPDMYERAVLRKDHQKKYGATVDLWSIGVTFYHAATGSLPFRPFEGPRRNKEVMYKIITGKPSGAISGVQKAENGPIDWSGDMPVSCSLSRGLQVLLTPVLANILEADQEKCWGFDQFFAETSDILHRMIIHVFSLQQMTAHKIYIHSYNTATVFHELVYKQTKIISSNQELIYEGRRLVLEPGRLAQHFPKTADENPIFVVSREPLSTIGLIYEKISLPKVHPRYDLDGDASMAKAVTGVVCYACRIASTLLLYQELMRKGIRWLIELVKDDYNETVHKKTEVVITLDFCIRNIEKTVKVYEKLMKINLEAAELGEISDIHTKLLRLSSSQGTIETSLQDIESKLSPGGLLADTWTHQEGTHPKDRHVEKLQVLLNCITEIYYQFKKDKAERRLAYNEEQIHKFDKQKLYYHATKAMTHFTDECVKKYEAFLDKSEDWMRKMLHLRKQLLSLTNQCFDIEEEVSKYQDYTNELQETLPQKMFAASSGIKHTMTPIYPCSNTLVEMTLGMKKLKEEMEGVVKELAENNHILERFGSLTMDGGLRNVDCL from the exons ATGCAGAGCACTTCTAATCATCTATGGCTTTTATCTGATATTTTAGGCCAAGGAGCTACTGCAAATGTCTTTCGTGGAAGACATAAG aaaACTGGTGACTTATTTGCTATCAAAGTATTTAATAACATAAGCTTTCTTCGTCCAGTGGATGTTCAAATGAGAGAATTTGAAGTGTTAAAAAAACTCAATCACAAAAATATTGTCAAATTATTTGCTATTGAAGAGGAG gtaacaACGAGACATAAAGTACTTATTATGGAATTTTGTCCATGTGGAAGTTTATACACTGTTTTAGAAGAACCATGTAATGCCTATGGACTACCAGAGtctgaatttttaattgttttgcgAGATGTgg TGGGTGGAATGAATCATCTCCGAGAAAATGGCATAGTTCACCGTGATATTAAGCCAGGAAATATCATGCGTGTAATAGGGGAAGACGGACAGTCTGTGTACAAACTCACAGATTTTGGTGCAGCTAGAGAATTAGAAGATGATGAGCAGTTTGTTTCTCTGTATGGCACAGAAGAATATTTG catccTGATATGTATGAGAGAGCAGTGCTGAGAAAAGATCATCAGAAGAAATATGGAGCGACTGTTGATCTTTGGAGCATTGGGGTAACATTTTACCATGCAGCTACTGGATCACTGCCATTTAGACCATTTGAAGGGCCACGTAGGAATAAGGAAGTGAT GTATAAAATAATTACTGGAAAGCCTTCTGGTGCAATATCTGGAgtacagaaagcagaaaatggaccAATTGACTGGAGTGGAGACATGCCTGTTTCTTGTAGTCTTTCTCG GGGTCTTCAAGTTCTACTTACCCCTGTTCTTGCAAACATCCTTGAGGCAGATCAGGAAAAGTGTTGGGGTTTTGACCAGTTTTTTGCAGAAACAAGTGATATACTTCACCGGATGATAATTCATGTTTTTTCGCTACAACAAATGACAGctcataaaatttatattcatagCTATAATAC TGCTACTGTATTTCATGAACTGGTGTATAAACAGAccaaaattatttcttcaaatcaaGAACTTATATATGAAGGACGACGTTTAGTTCTAGAACCTGGAAGACTGGCACAACATTTCCCTAAAACTGCTGATGAAAATCCCATCTTTGTAGTAAGCCGGGAACCTCTGAGTACAATAGGATTGATATATGAAAAAA tttCCCTCCCTAAAGTACATCCACGTTATGATTTAGATGGGGATGCCAGCATGGCTAAG GCAGTAACAGGAGTTGTGTGTTATGCCTGTAGAATTGCCAGTACCTTGCTGCTTTATCAGGAATTAATGCGAAAGGGGATACGATGGTTGAT agaatTAGTTAAAGATGATTATAATGAAACTGTTCACAAAAAGACGGAAGTTGTGATCACATTAGATTTCTGCATCAGAAACATTGAAAAGACTGTGAAAGT ATATGAAAAGTTGATGAAGATCAACCTAGAAGCAGCAGAGTTAGGTGAAATTTCAGACATACACACCAAACTGTTGAGA CTTTCCAGTTCTCAGGGAACAATAGAAACCAGTCTTCAGGATATTGAAAGCAAATTATCTCCAGGTGGATTGCTGGCAGATACATGGACCCATCAAGAAGGCACTCATCCAAAAGATAGACA tgTAGAAAAGCTACAAGTCCTGTTAAACTGCATCACAGAGATTTACTATCAGTTCAAAAAAGACAAAGCAGAACGTA gaCTAGCTTATAATGAAGAACAAATCCACAAATTTGATAA GCAAAAACTGTATTATCATGCAACAAAAGCTAtgacccactttacagatgaatgTGTTAAAAAGTATGAGGCTTTTTTGGATAAGTCAGAAGACTGGATGAG AAAGATGCTTCATCTTAGGAAACAGTTATTATCCCTAACTAATCAGTGTTTTGATATTGAAGAAGAAGTATCAAAGTATCAAGACTATACTAATGAG TTACAAGAAACTTTGCcacagaaaatgtttgcagcCTCCAGTGGAATCAAACATACCATGACCCCAATTTATCCATGTTCTAACACATTAGTAGAAATGACTCTTGG tatgaagaaattaaaggaagaaatggaagggGTAGTTAAAGAACTTGCtgaaaataatcatattttagAAAG gTTTGGCTCTTTAACCATGGACGGTGGCCTTCGCAATGTTGACTGTCTATAG